From the genome of Pukyongia salina, one region includes:
- a CDS encoding diheme cytochrome c-553, which yields MKTTIFLAVSASLFLMVSSCKEKQEDYSEKTEAEEMALSKEESIKRGEYLVTVIGCDHCHSPKKMTDQGPVPDLDRWMMGFPANDPVPEVPENAVGPGRWVLLNNDLTVAVGPWGTSFGANLTPDDTGIGTWSFDQFKKAMTEGKYKGMENSRPLMPPMPWQSFAHLSNEDLKSIYDYLKSIPPIENVVPSYRPPSGAQ from the coding sequence ATGAAAACCACAATTTTTTTAGCAGTTTCTGCATCGCTGTTTCTAATGGTGTCCTCCTGTAAAGAAAAACAGGAAGACTACTCCGAAAAAACTGAAGCGGAAGAGATGGCTCTTTCCAAGGAGGAAAGTATTAAAAGAGGAGAGTATCTGGTAACGGTAATTGGCTGTGACCATTGCCATTCACCAAAGAAAATGACCGATCAGGGTCCTGTTCCCGATTTGGATCGATGGATGATGGGGTTTCCCGCAAATGATCCCGTACCGGAAGTACCCGAAAATGCGGTTGGACCAGGCAGATGGGTACTACTAAACAACGACCTCACAGTTGCCGTAGGTCCCTGGGGAACTAGTTTCGGCGCCAACCTTACCCCAGATGACACAGGTATCGGAACATGGTCTTTCGATCAGTTTAAAAAGGCAATGACCGAAGGTAAATATAAAGGCATGGAAAATAGCCGACCTCTTATGCCACCCATGCCATGGCAGTCGTTCGCTCATTTATCAAATGAGGATCTAAAGTCTATTTATGATTATCTAAAGTCCATTCCACCAATAGAAAATGTGGTGCCTAGTTATCGCCCTCCATCTGGTGCCCAATAA
- a CDS encoding tetratricopeptide repeat-containing sensor histidine kinase, which yields MLVSISRHDKEQVRSGMDELNIKLSSLPRVEANPLYQYLIEKAKDPFIKMIALGDLGGFLIANDAPDEAIGYLIKGLELSKNQGEIEDRFSFHVSLANAFIFQNRAEEALSHLNIAESMAVELKQTDAVASVNYSKGMMYESIEDFEQATTYYLKAWDTLNLVEDHPERGFYLFVLVDYFKRLGNIKEQTRFTELLANYYSKRQPEIPFTHLPTAHIFDTSATAENIKRYKDVIRVSDSMGAINSMMYSSLFLSNIYLKEGEPKAAIEVLQPLIRSLDSTDRRQQKMVLYEKLSVAYEANDDFKNALKFKNMVSQLRDTLVSEKTKRNIAELEVKYDLQTKERELEQQAASKKLLYWILGSVFVVLLILSVFFLKNRKKNQKLAQQKKLLEATVDEKNVLLKETHHRVKNSFQIVSSLLYLQSENMQDSEAQQAIKEAQNRVRSMVLIHQKLYNKDQLVGIDTKEYFHDLTREIFDSHQENGKMVNYTLHVESMLLDIESITPIGLILNELITNVLKHAYDVDDKDRKMEISFQKEGNRLILKVSDNGKGMPEHVRENSFGIKLMKALAKKLKATLQFKKASENGTIAILEVSRFNLLA from the coding sequence ATGTTGGTATCGATCTCCCGCCATGATAAAGAGCAGGTACGAAGCGGGATGGATGAATTAAATATAAAGCTATCATCTCTCCCGCGAGTGGAAGCCAATCCGCTATATCAATACCTGATAGAAAAGGCAAAAGATCCTTTTATAAAGATGATAGCGCTGGGAGATCTAGGGGGATTTCTGATAGCAAATGATGCGCCTGATGAAGCTATAGGCTACTTGATCAAAGGACTCGAACTCAGTAAAAATCAGGGCGAAATAGAAGACCGTTTTAGCTTCCACGTGAGTCTTGCAAATGCTTTCATATTTCAGAACCGGGCCGAAGAAGCGCTCTCCCACCTAAATATCGCCGAGTCCATGGCGGTAGAATTGAAACAAACAGATGCCGTCGCCAGCGTAAATTATTCTAAAGGAATGATGTACGAATCCATCGAAGATTTTGAACAGGCCACAACTTATTATCTAAAAGCCTGGGATACCTTGAACCTGGTTGAAGATCATCCCGAAAGAGGGTTTTATCTTTTTGTCCTGGTAGATTATTTTAAACGTCTTGGCAATATTAAGGAACAAACAAGATTTACCGAACTCCTGGCGAATTACTACAGTAAACGACAACCTGAGATACCTTTTACTCATTTACCCACTGCCCATATATTTGATACATCGGCTACCGCCGAAAATATTAAAAGGTATAAGGATGTTATAAGGGTGAGCGATAGTATGGGTGCCATAAATTCTATGATGTACAGCTCCCTTTTTCTTTCTAATATTTACCTGAAAGAAGGAGAACCAAAGGCTGCTATAGAGGTGCTCCAGCCCCTTATTCGAAGTCTGGACAGTACAGATCGCCGACAGCAAAAAATGGTACTCTATGAGAAATTATCCGTGGCATACGAAGCCAACGATGATTTTAAAAATGCCTTGAAATTTAAAAATATGGTATCTCAACTCAGGGATACCTTGGTTTCAGAAAAAACAAAAAGAAACATAGCCGAACTGGAAGTAAAATACGATCTGCAAACCAAGGAACGAGAGCTGGAACAGCAGGCCGCTTCGAAAAAACTATTGTACTGGATATTGGGATCTGTTTTTGTGGTTCTTCTAATATTAAGTGTATTCTTTTTGAAGAACAGAAAGAAAAACCAGAAACTAGCCCAGCAGAAAAAGCTTCTGGAAGCTACCGTGGATGAAAAAAATGTCTTGTTAAAAGAAACACACCATCGGGTAAAGAATAGTTTCCAGATAGTTTCATCTTTACTTTATTTACAATCGGAGAATATGCAGGATTCCGAGGCGCAGCAGGCGATCAAAGAAGCTCAAAACAGGGTTAGGTCCATGGTATTGATTCATCAGAAATTATACAACAAAGATCAATTAGTGGGGATAGATACAAAAGAATACTTCCACGATCTTACCAGAGAAATTTTCGATAGCCATCAGGAAAATGGCAAAATGGTAAACTATACGCTGCATGTGGAATCGATGTTGTTGGATATCGAATCCATAACACCCATTGGTCTAATCTTGAATGAGTTAATTACCAATGTGCTAAAACACGCATACGATGTAGATGATAAAGATCGAAAAATGGAAATTTCATTTCAAAAAGAAGGTAACAGGCTTATTTTGAAAGTAAGTGACAACGGCAAAGGTATGCCAGAGCATGTTCGCGAAAATTCCTTCGGAATTAAACTTATGAAAGCACTGGCAAAAAAATTAAAAGCCACCTTACAATTTAAGAAAGCTTCCGAAAATGGAACCATTGCGATTCTTGAGGTAAGTAGATTTAACTTACTTGCATAA
- a CDS encoding metallophosphoesterase: MLRWTIFIVIYILIDIYAFQAFRTFTKNNWFSAVYIAISVSLLFLFIYQVTSGDSTRTMTPLRMYTFGFVVAIFFPKLMIVLFMLMEDVVRLLVGSAARLGGMNDSFHIPSRRKFVSAIALGLAAIPFSSLLYGMYRGKYNYKVLSYTLEFDDLPDAFDGYRITQISDIHSGSFDNEDKVAYGIDLINQQKSDVILFTGDLVNNLAEEMVPWKELFAKLNAKDGVYSVLGNHDYGDYVDWNSQEAKKKNLNDLISLQKEMGWDLLLNENRTLVRNGERIKLVGVENWGAGGFKKAGDLDKACEGVEDHEFKILMSHDPSHWQQQVKTDDRHFHLTLSGHTHGMQFGIEIPGLIKWSPVKYRYENWAGVYEELGRYINVNRGFGFIGYPGRVGIWPEVSVIELKKRAHTA; encoded by the coding sequence ATCCTGCGCTGGACTATCTTTATAGTAATTTACATCCTGATCGATATATATGCTTTTCAGGCCTTTAGAACCTTTACAAAGAACAATTGGTTCTCGGCGGTATATATTGCAATCTCGGTTTCCCTCCTTTTTTTATTCATATACCAGGTTACGTCGGGAGATTCAACAAGGACCATGACTCCGTTGCGGATGTATACCTTTGGATTTGTGGTGGCTATTTTCTTTCCTAAATTAATGATCGTGCTATTTATGTTGATGGAGGATGTAGTAAGGCTATTGGTAGGGAGTGCGGCACGTTTGGGTGGGATGAATGACAGCTTTCATATACCCTCAAGGCGGAAATTTGTAAGTGCTATTGCATTGGGCTTAGCTGCGATTCCTTTTAGTTCACTGTTATATGGGATGTACCGCGGAAAATACAATTATAAGGTGTTAAGCTATACCCTGGAGTTTGACGACCTCCCCGATGCTTTCGACGGATATCGAATTACGCAGATTAGTGATATACATAGTGGAAGTTTCGACAATGAGGATAAAGTTGCGTATGGAATCGACCTAATAAACCAGCAGAAGAGTGATGTGATCCTCTTTACTGGTGATCTTGTAAATAACCTGGCCGAAGAAATGGTTCCGTGGAAAGAATTATTCGCAAAACTAAATGCAAAGGATGGAGTCTATTCGGTATTGGGAAATCACGATTACGGGGATTATGTGGATTGGAACTCTCAGGAGGCTAAAAAGAAGAACCTTAACGACCTTATTAGCCTTCAGAAAGAAATGGGCTGGGACCTATTACTTAATGAAAACCGTACACTGGTTCGAAATGGCGAGCGTATTAAATTAGTGGGCGTTGAGAATTGGGGAGCCGGAGGATTTAAAAAAGCGGGAGACCTGGATAAAGCTTGCGAGGGTGTTGAAGATCATGAATTTAAGATACTTATGAGTCATGATCCTTCACACTGGCAGCAGCAAGTAAAGACAGACGATAGACATTTTCATTTAACCCTTAGCGGACATACCCACGGCATGCAATTTGGAATAGAGATTCCGGGCCTAATTAAGTGGAGCCCGGTAAAATATCGTTATGAAAACTGGGCTGGGGTCTATGAAGAATTGGGTAGGTATATCAATGTAAATCGTGGGTTTGGATTTATTGGTTATCCCGGCCGTGTTGGAATCTGGCCGGAGGTAAGTGTCATCGAGCTTAAAAAACGCGCCCATACCGCTTAA
- a CDS encoding N(4)-(beta-N-acetylglucosaminyl)-L-asparaginase — MKRRKFIQSASLSGLGVVAGSAVISCAESSTSSENKPEKMVNKVSLPVVVATWNVNNATAKAWEQLQQGKSSLDAIEAGCMVEEANAEGQSVGIGGLPDRDGNVTLDACIMNKNGDYGAVVYLQNIKHPISVARRVMEDTPHVILAGKGAEKFAIESGFKPEDLLTEKSRADWEKWKEKSEYKPIINIENHDTIGMLAIDSKGDIAGGCTTSGLAYKMAGRVGDSPIIGSGLFIDNEVGGATATGLGEAVLKTVGSFLIVELMRQGKSPQEACEEAIGRIVAKNKNIEDFQVGFIAVNKKGETGAYAIHNGFWQTRYQDNKNENIPSDFYNKKS, encoded by the coding sequence ATGAAAAGACGAAAGTTTATTCAGAGTGCTTCCTTATCCGGATTAGGTGTGGTTGCCGGGAGTGCGGTAATTAGTTGTGCAGAATCTTCAACCAGTTCAGAAAACAAACCAGAGAAAATGGTAAATAAAGTTAGTTTACCTGTGGTTGTGGCCACCTGGAATGTAAATAACGCAACCGCAAAGGCCTGGGAGCAGCTACAGCAAGGTAAAAGTTCCCTGGATGCTATCGAGGCGGGATGTATGGTAGAAGAAGCGAATGCAGAAGGGCAATCGGTGGGAATAGGCGGACTTCCGGACCGGGACGGAAATGTGACGCTCGACGCCTGTATTATGAACAAGAATGGTGATTACGGTGCGGTGGTATATCTTCAAAATATAAAACATCCTATTTCTGTTGCCAGAAGAGTGATGGAAGATACTCCCCATGTTATATTGGCGGGAAAAGGGGCAGAAAAATTCGCGATAGAATCCGGTTTTAAACCCGAGGATCTGCTTACTGAAAAATCACGAGCAGATTGGGAAAAATGGAAAGAGAAGTCGGAATACAAGCCCATCATCAATATCGAAAATCACGACACCATCGGGATGTTAGCCATTGATAGTAAGGGTGATATAGCAGGTGGATGTACCACCAGCGGTTTGGCATATAAAATGGCCGGGCGCGTAGGAGACTCCCCTATAATTGGATCCGGCCTATTTATAGATAATGAGGTAGGTGGAGCAACGGCAACAGGATTAGGAGAAGCTGTATTAAAAACTGTTGGAAGTTTCCTTATTGTGGAATTAATGCGACAAGGAAAATCACCTCAGGAGGCGTGCGAAGAAGCTATTGGCCGTATAGTAGCTAAGAATAAGAATATAGAAGACTTTCAGGTTGGCTTCATCGCGGTGAATAAAAAAGGTGAGACCGGAGCTTATGCCATACATAACGGTTTTTGGCAAACTCGGTACCAGGACAATAAAAACGAGAATATCCCTTCCGATTTCTACAATAAGAAATCTTAA
- a CDS encoding GH92 family glycosyl hydrolase — protein sequence MRYIPIILSLCLLCFSCNNSESVTSALKEAPLINFVNPFIGTGGHGHTYPGATLPFGMMQLSPDTRLDGWDGCSGYHYSDTYIYGFSHTHLSGTGVSDYGDILLMPTNEAIFYNGANGTKGYRAHFSHENETATPGFYSVHLDSTEIDVELTVAKRSGMHRYRFPTAENQYVILDLEHRDKLLDYDIEFFSDYEINGYRFSEAWAADQRVFFHIRFSHRIKNFERDSVRGGSGAKAALEFDNPNNEPLIVSIGISAVDELGARNNLVSEIGSKSFDLVKEEAQNLWEKQLEKIIVESPDNDYKTNFYTALYHTMLAPNLYQDVDGRYRGMDMEIHQSNSFEYYTVFSLWDTYRAAHPLYTIIEQERTNDFINTFLAKYDEGGIMPIWDLSANYTGCMIGYHAVPVIADAYLKGIRNYNADKALNAMIHSATRNHLGLESYMKYGYIPVEEESESVSKTLEYAYDDWTIAKMAVEMGKNEIYRTFIQRAQHYKNSFDPESKFMRGRFRNTWFGPFDPYEVNFNYTEANAWQYSLYAPQDIKGLIELMGGKDAFKQHLDDLFTARSETSGRDQADITGLIGQYAHGNEPSHHMAYLYNFVNKPYKTQSLVHKILTELYTNTPDGISGNEDCGQMSAWYIFSSLGFYPVTPASNQYIIGTPLFPKATINLESGKQFTVVANFISEKNKYIASAKLNGKPLDRTYIRHDEILNGGTLVFEMTSTPSDWGTTDMAVPLSEITDHLITPAPYIAEGKVAFKDSTVVKLGVANKSAKIYYSLNDSEFMLYETPFALRDESILSAYAETSEGTSVTLNTRFYKIDPEVSITLKTEYANQYNAGGNDALIDGIYGTKDFRTGAWQGYQDEDVIAVIDLGKVKPFETVTVNFLQDQRSWIFFPTEVTCYVSDNPRNFYKNLPPQKIDAAAPSEEKEIKNIQFNMGGYSARYIKIVARNLGNLPKWHLGHEHDGKAWIFVDEIEIK from the coding sequence ATGCGATACATACCAATCATTCTTTCGCTTTGTTTGCTTTGCTTTAGTTGTAATAATTCCGAAAGTGTTACATCTGCCCTAAAGGAAGCCCCTCTTATAAATTTTGTGAATCCATTCATCGGTACCGGAGGCCACGGACATACCTACCCCGGAGCTACCTTACCCTTTGGAATGATGCAGTTAAGTCCGGATACCCGTCTCGATGGTTGGGACGGCTGCAGTGGGTATCATTACAGCGATACTTACATCTATGGTTTTTCCCATACACATCTAAGTGGAACCGGCGTGAGTGACTATGGCGATATCTTATTAATGCCAACCAATGAAGCGATCTTTTATAATGGCGCAAACGGGACTAAAGGCTACCGGGCTCACTTCTCCCACGAAAACGAAACAGCCACTCCCGGCTTCTACAGCGTACATTTAGATTCTACCGAAATTGACGTAGAGCTTACCGTCGCTAAACGATCTGGGATGCATCGCTATCGATTTCCTACGGCAGAGAATCAATATGTAATTCTCGACCTGGAACATCGGGATAAATTGCTTGATTATGATATTGAGTTCTTTTCAGACTATGAAATTAACGGATATAGATTTTCGGAGGCCTGGGCGGCAGATCAACGTGTATTCTTTCACATTAGGTTTTCCCACCGCATAAAAAATTTCGAAAGAGATTCGGTGCGTGGGGGAAGCGGTGCAAAAGCAGCGCTAGAATTCGACAACCCAAATAACGAACCCCTCATTGTCTCCATAGGAATCTCGGCTGTAGACGAGTTGGGTGCGCGAAATAATCTTGTATCCGAAATTGGCTCGAAATCCTTCGATCTTGTAAAAGAAGAAGCTCAAAACCTATGGGAAAAACAGCTTGAAAAAATAATTGTCGAATCTCCTGATAATGATTATAAGACCAATTTCTATACGGCGCTCTACCATACCATGCTCGCACCAAATCTATACCAGGATGTAGATGGGCGCTACCGCGGAATGGATATGGAGATTCATCAATCAAATTCGTTCGAATACTACACGGTCTTCTCCCTGTGGGATACATATCGGGCGGCTCATCCATTGTATACCATAATCGAACAAGAACGTACCAACGATTTTATAAATACTTTCCTAGCCAAATACGACGAAGGCGGAATCATGCCTATCTGGGATCTGTCTGCAAATTATACGGGTTGTATGATAGGGTACCATGCCGTGCCAGTAATCGCTGATGCCTACCTCAAAGGGATTAGGAATTACAACGCCGATAAAGCCCTCAATGCCATGATCCATAGCGCCACAAGAAACCATCTTGGGTTGGAATCGTACATGAAATATGGCTATATCCCGGTGGAAGAAGAAAGCGAGTCGGTTTCTAAGACGCTCGAATATGCCTACGACGACTGGACCATTGCAAAAATGGCCGTGGAAATGGGCAAAAATGAAATCTATAGAACCTTCATCCAAAGAGCACAACACTATAAGAACAGTTTCGATCCTGAGTCGAAATTTATGCGCGGCCGGTTCAGAAATACCTGGTTCGGACCATTCGATCCGTACGAAGTAAATTTCAATTACACCGAAGCAAACGCCTGGCAATACAGCCTTTATGCTCCCCAGGATATTAAAGGATTGATAGAACTCATGGGTGGAAAGGATGCTTTTAAACAGCACCTGGATGATCTTTTCACAGCCAGATCTGAAACTTCCGGTAGAGATCAGGCCGATATTACCGGACTAATTGGTCAATATGCGCATGGAAATGAACCTAGTCATCACATGGCCTACTTATACAATTTTGTGAATAAACCTTATAAGACTCAATCACTGGTTCACAAGATTCTAACCGAATTGTACACCAACACCCCGGACGGGATCAGTGGGAACGAGGATTGCGGACAAATGAGCGCCTGGTATATTTTTAGCTCACTTGGATTTTATCCGGTGACCCCGGCCAGCAACCAGTATATTATAGGCACTCCGCTCTTTCCAAAAGCTACCATAAACCTGGAATCTGGCAAACAATTTACAGTGGTTGCAAATTTTATTTCTGAAAAGAATAAATATATCGCTTCTGCCAAACTTAATGGTAAACCCCTGGATCGAACCTACATCCGGCATGACGAAATTTTAAATGGAGGTACTTTGGTATTTGAAATGACCAGTACCCCTTCCGATTGGGGAACTACAGATATGGCAGTTCCACTTTCCGAAATTACCGATCATCTTATTACTCCGGCACCTTATATTGCTGAAGGGAAGGTAGCTTTTAAAGATAGTACCGTAGTTAAACTAGGGGTGGCGAATAAAAGCGCCAAGATCTATTACAGTTTAAATGATTCTGAATTTATGTTGTACGAAACGCCGTTTGCCCTTAGGGATGAAAGTATACTGAGCGCTTATGCCGAAACTTCCGAAGGAACCAGTGTTACTTTGAACACCCGCTTTTACAAGATAGACCCGGAAGTGAGTATCACCCTGAAAACCGAATATGCCAACCAGTACAATGCAGGAGGTAACGATGCCCTTATAGATGGTATATACGGAACAAAAGATTTCAGGACAGGTGCCTGGCAAGGCTATCAGGACGAAGATGTAATTGCAGTGATCGATCTAGGGAAGGTAAAACCGTTCGAAACCGTCACTGTGAATTTCTTGCAAGACCAAAGGAGTTGGATTTTCTTTCCCACCGAAGTAACATGTTATGTTTCGGATAATCCGAGGAACTTCTACAAAAACTTACCTCCTCAAAAGATCGATGCAGCGGCTCCTTCCGAAGAAAAAGAGATAAAGAATATACAGTTCAATATGGGAGGTTATAGTGCCCGGTATATTAAAATTGTAGCCAGGAATCTTGGGAATCTTCCCAAATGGCACCTTGGCCACGAACATGATGGAAAGGCCTGGATCTTTGTAGACGAAATAGAAATTAAATAA
- a CDS encoding LytR/AlgR family response regulator transcription factor has protein sequence MYSLRILIVEDEPLIAVTIETALKKQGFTVIGDAENHEEAIQAIQGQKPDLVLLDIKLAGEKDGIDLAIDLDARNIPYLFLTSQTDPHTIDRVKQTHPLGFIVKPFTEAGLRSNIELAWHKLSTTKDDFLLFKSEGETYKLNQKEILYLKAFDNYCFVVTKDHKYLVPKTLKHTSQGLNPTHFVKPHRSYTVNLRRVSKITSDSLLIEDTLIPLSSANRESIKERLSTA, from the coding sequence ATGTATTCCTTGCGCATATTAATTGTTGAAGATGAGCCCCTAATCGCGGTTACTATTGAGACTGCTTTAAAAAAGCAGGGGTTTACCGTAATAGGGGATGCCGAAAATCACGAAGAAGCCATACAAGCAATTCAGGGACAAAAACCGGATCTTGTGTTACTGGATATAAAACTGGCCGGCGAGAAGGATGGCATCGATCTGGCAATAGATCTCGATGCACGCAATATCCCGTATCTCTTTCTCACTTCTCAAACCGACCCGCATACTATAGACCGTGTAAAACAGACCCATCCCCTGGGTTTTATTGTAAAACCATTCACCGAAGCAGGATTGCGTTCTAACATTGAACTTGCCTGGCATAAGTTGTCTACCACTAAAGATGATTTCTTGTTATTCAAATCGGAAGGAGAAACATATAAGCTTAACCAGAAAGAAATTCTTTACCTAAAGGCTTTCGATAATTATTGCTTCGTTGTAACAAAGGATCACAAATACCTGGTCCCTAAAACACTGAAACATACCTCTCAGGGACTTAATCCCACCCATTTCGTTAAACCCCATCGTTCTTACACTGTAAATCTTAGGAGGGTTAGTAAAATAACTTCAGACTCATTGCTTATAGAAGATACATTAATACCTTTAAGTAGCGCCAACCGTGAATCTATCAAGGAAAGACTAAGTACGGCCTGA
- a CDS encoding thioredoxin family protein, with translation MSKFGELIETNVPVLLDFYTEWDDACKEMHAVLRDVAAALGDKARVIKIDVEKNSELAEALRVKGLPTLMIYKNGEMKWRQSGEQDANTLIGLVKEFV, from the coding sequence ATGTCTAAGTTTGGAGAATTAATAGAGACCAATGTCCCCGTGTTATTAGATTTTTATACCGAATGGGATGATGCCTGCAAGGAAATGCATGCGGTCTTACGCGATGTTGCTGCAGCACTTGGTGATAAAGCACGGGTGATAAAGATAGATGTTGAAAAGAACTCTGAACTAGCCGAAGCATTGCGAGTTAAGGGACTTCCTACTCTAATGATCTATAAGAATGGCGAGATGAAATGGCGCCAGAGTGGGGAACAAGATGCCAACACTCTTATTGGACTTGTAAAAGAATTTGTTTGA